The Nitrospira tepida genome includes a window with the following:
- a CDS encoding porin — protein MMMSQAGSVLAQASGSAEPIQMTDPVHVTGQQERVTSGQRLSIQSTTLENLLLEKGVLTQDDWIRLKAEEERRIFEQTAEMQFAGNPRWYERIRINGYTQFRYNLGASDGKFDIPLNDSFGDQQGNEFYVRRLRLVFQGQVSERVAFFIQFALEGSQQELSNREMIDNHMDFYLTKDRVHRLRMGLHRVPNSFDTYRSSTNRQELDRHESVTSGAPNERDLGIAYYWSPKTAQERYAQLAAYHNGPGDYGVFGIMVYNGQSRNRLELNKNKHVGARLAYPFQFRNGRLLETGVHGYYGYFSVPGVSQPNVASAARCHDRLTAEGGCDVKDQRFNAYIWTPPQPWGIMAEFTIGRGPQRNQQTGFVDETQVLGYYIQANYTWRYSDVGMLTPYVRWGEYYGGFKSINGAPDGQSRTWNFGLVWEPDTHLRFVADYVFKNGLNSTLVANQSQIDFDASQLRFQAQWFWN, from the coding sequence ATGATGATGTCTCAGGCAGGATCGGTCCTCGCGCAGGCGTCCGGCAGCGCTGAGCCGATCCAGATGACGGATCCTGTCCACGTGACCGGTCAACAGGAACGGGTCACATCCGGCCAACGGCTCTCCATTCAGAGCACAACTCTGGAGAATCTTTTGCTCGAAAAAGGAGTCCTGACGCAAGACGACTGGATACGGCTTAAGGCGGAGGAGGAACGTCGCATCTTCGAGCAAACCGCGGAAATGCAATTTGCCGGAAATCCTCGCTGGTATGAGCGGATTCGCATCAACGGCTATACGCAATTCCGCTACAACCTCGGGGCAAGCGATGGCAAGTTCGATATCCCGTTGAACGACAGTTTCGGCGATCAGCAAGGCAACGAGTTCTATGTCCGCCGGCTGCGGCTGGTTTTTCAGGGCCAAGTCTCCGAACGGGTGGCCTTCTTCATTCAATTCGCGCTCGAAGGCTCGCAGCAGGAACTCTCTAATCGAGAAATGATCGACAATCACATGGACTTTTACCTGACGAAGGATCGAGTCCATCGCCTGCGAATGGGTCTTCATCGTGTTCCAAACTCCTTCGACACCTACCGCTCCAGCACCAATCGGCAGGAGTTGGACCGGCACGAATCGGTGACCAGCGGGGCTCCGAATGAGAGAGACTTGGGCATCGCCTATTACTGGAGTCCCAAAACCGCTCAAGAGCGATACGCGCAGTTGGCTGCCTATCACAATGGCCCGGGCGACTACGGCGTCTTTGGCATCATGGTCTATAACGGGCAGTCGCGAAATCGTCTTGAGCTCAACAAGAACAAGCACGTGGGGGCTCGTCTCGCCTATCCGTTTCAGTTCCGAAACGGCCGATTGTTGGAAACCGGCGTCCATGGCTATTACGGCTATTTCTCCGTGCCAGGAGTGAGCCAACCGAATGTCGCGAGCGCGGCCCGATGCCACGACCGGTTAACCGCAGAAGGGGGGTGCGACGTCAAGGACCAACGGTTCAACGCCTACATCTGGACGCCGCCGCAACCCTGGGGCATCATGGCCGAGTTCACGATCGGCCGCGGTCCGCAACGCAACCAGCAGACCGGCTTTGTCGATGAAACCCAAGTCTTAGGGTACTACATTCAAGCCAACTATACCTGGCGGTATTCGGACGTGGGCATGCTCACTCCGTATGTTCGTTGGGGGGAATACTATGGCGGGTTCAAATCAATTAACGGAGCACCGGATGGACAATCGAGAACCTGGAATTTCGGATTGGTCTGGGAACCGGATACACACCTCCGCTTCGTGGCTGATTATGTGTTCAAGAACGGATTAAACAGCACCCTGGTAGCCAATCAGTCCCAGATCGATTTTGACGCCTCGCAACTCCGGTTCCAGGCCCAATGGTTTTGGAACTGA
- a CDS encoding response regulator, translating into MKPRVLLADDHTLVLAGFVKLLEDSCEVVGLVEDGRALLDAAQHLQPDIAIVDISMPLLNGIEACSRVRAASPQTKLIIVTMHAAMPYVQAAFKAGAAGYVLKRSATDELLQAIRTVRSGNYYVTPLMTKEVVNVLVKGPSDSNASLDDLSTRQREILQLVAEGYTVKEIAGQLGLSPRTVEFHKGRTMQQLQVRSTAELVKYAIAHALIVPT; encoded by the coding sequence ATGAAACCACGAGTGCTCCTTGCTGACGACCATACCCTCGTCCTCGCCGGATTCGTCAAGTTGCTCGAAGACAGTTGCGAGGTTGTTGGGTTGGTGGAGGATGGTCGTGCGCTCCTTGATGCAGCCCAGCATCTACAACCTGACATCGCCATTGTGGATATTTCGATGCCCCTGTTGAACGGCATTGAGGCCTGCAGTCGAGTCCGCGCGGCCTCCCCCCAAACCAAGTTGATCATCGTGACCATGCATGCGGCGATGCCCTATGTCCAGGCGGCCTTCAAGGCGGGAGCGGCGGGCTACGTTCTTAAACGATCTGCGACCGATGAACTTCTGCAAGCTATCCGCACGGTGCGAAGCGGGAACTATTACGTGACTCCGCTGATGACCAAGGAGGTGGTCAATGTCTTGGTGAAGGGCCCGTCGGACTCGAACGCCTCTCTCGATGACCTTTCAACGCGGCAACGTGAAATCCTCCAACTGGTGGCCGAGGGGTACACGGTCAAGGAAATAGCCGGTCAGTTAGGCCTTTCGCCGAGAACCGTTGAGTTTCATAAGGGGCGCACCATGCAGCAGTTGCAGGTGCGCAGCACGGCTGAATTGGTTAAGTATGCTATTGCCCACGCCTTGATTGTTCCGACCTAG
- a CDS encoding sensor histidine kinase, translating into MYNRLFALIVICVSAWSIQERQKAGSALQRLYDELEQRVHERTKDLCNLNQTLIEEIHQRREAERILRSHEAALEASQAALEQSRQDLQDLTAKLLTAQEQERRRISHELHDDINQRLALLAMDLQALEQDERGIPVAIRENLRSLLSRTTQLSDDIRGLAYQFHPSVLDDLGLNAALECLVDDFQTRTGIKTILVCQDPMEDLQEDVSSCLYRVVQESLSNIARHARSARVEIELTADEQRLELSIRDHGCGFEVHNVKRGRRGMGILNMQERVRAVQGVFKLDSQPGRGTLILITIPLSVRFRQ; encoded by the coding sequence GTGTACAATCGTCTTTTCGCACTCATCGTCATTTGCGTCTCGGCCTGGTCTATTCAGGAACGCCAGAAAGCGGGATCTGCGCTCCAGCGTCTCTACGACGAACTGGAGCAACGGGTCCATGAGCGCACCAAAGATCTCTGTAATCTGAATCAAACCTTGATCGAGGAAATTCACCAACGTCGTGAAGCGGAGCGTATTCTGCGTTCTCATGAAGCGGCGCTGGAAGCGAGCCAGGCGGCCTTGGAGCAAAGCCGACAAGACTTGCAGGACCTTACCGCGAAACTGTTGACGGCCCAGGAACAGGAGCGCCGCCGCATCTCGCATGAGTTACATGACGATATCAACCAACGGCTGGCATTGCTGGCGATGGATCTACAGGCCTTGGAACAGGATGAGCGAGGCATCCCGGTTGCGATTCGAGAAAACCTGCGGTCTTTGCTCTCTCGGACGACCCAGCTTTCCGACGATATTCGGGGACTGGCCTACCAATTTCATCCTTCGGTCCTGGACGACCTCGGCTTGAACGCGGCGCTTGAGTGCCTAGTCGATGATTTTCAGACCCGAACCGGCATCAAGACGATCCTCGTGTGCCAGGACCCTATGGAAGACCTACAGGAAGACGTGAGTTCATGTCTTTACCGCGTCGTCCAGGAGAGCCTGTCGAATATCGCCAGACATGCCAGGTCCGCGCGGGTCGAAATCGAGTTGACTGCGGACGAACAAAGACTCGAGTTGTCGATCCGCGATCACGGATGCGGGTTCGAGGTGCACAATGTGAAACGAGGCCGCAGGGGCATGGGGATACTGAATATGCAGGAACGGGTCCGAGCCGTGCAGGGGGTGTTCAAGCTGGATTCTCAGCCCGGACGAGGCACCCTGATTCTCATCACGATCCCACTTTCTGTGAGGTTTCGACAATGA
- a CDS encoding porin: MAFVPGLAAATGLIQQQVGDPSLIGPVRSGDRGASDPRSVVAQSTTSAETIQMTDPVQVTGQYERPATGQRLAIQSSTLENLLLEKGILTQEDWVRLKAEEERRIFEQTAEMQFAGNPRWYERIRINGYTQFRYNLGATDGRFDLPLTDSFGDQQGNEFYVRRLRLVFQGQVSERIAFFLQFALEGSQQVLSNQEMIDNYADFYLTKDRVHRLRFGLHRVPNSFDTYRSSTNRQELDRHESIQSGAPGERDLGIAYYYSSKTAQERFAQLAAYHNGPGDYGMFGIMVYNGQGRSRLELNKNKHVGARLAYPFQFRNGRLLETGVHGYYGYFSVPGVSQPNVASAARCHDRLTAEGGCDVKDQRFNAYIWTPPQPWGIMAEFTIGRGPQRNQQTGFVDETQVLGYYIQANYTWRYSDVGMLTPYVRWGEYYGGFKSINGAPDGQSRTLNFGLVWEPDTHLRFVADWMIKDGLNSTLVANQSQIDFDASQLRFQAQWFWN, encoded by the coding sequence ATGGCGTTTGTACCTGGTCTGGCAGCAGCGACCGGCTTGATTCAGCAGCAGGTAGGCGACCCCTCGCTGATCGGACCGGTCCGGTCGGGCGATCGTGGGGCATCCGATCCCCGATCGGTTGTCGCGCAGTCGACGACGAGCGCCGAAACGATCCAGATGACTGATCCGGTTCAAGTGACTGGTCAGTATGAACGCCCCGCGACCGGACAACGGCTTGCGATTCAAAGCTCAACCCTGGAGAATCTGTTGCTCGAAAAGGGGATCTTGACGCAAGAAGATTGGGTCCGGCTCAAGGCGGAGGAAGAACGCCGCATTTTCGAGCAAACCGCAGAAATGCAATTTGCTGGAAATCCTCGCTGGTATGAGCGGATTCGGATCAATGGTTATACGCAATTCCGCTACAATCTCGGAGCCACGGACGGACGGTTCGACCTCCCGTTGACGGATAGTTTCGGCGATCAACAGGGGAATGAATTTTATGTCAGGCGGCTCCGGTTGGTCTTTCAAGGGCAGGTCTCTGAACGGATAGCATTTTTTCTACAGTTCGCGTTGGAGGGCAGCCAACAGGTCCTCTCCAATCAAGAGATGATCGATAACTATGCGGACTTCTATCTAACAAAGGACCGCGTCCATCGCTTGCGGTTCGGGCTCCACCGCGTTCCGAATTCATTCGACACCTACCGATCGAGCACCAATCGACAAGAACTCGACCGGCACGAGTCCATCCAGAGCGGCGCTCCCGGCGAGAGAGACTTGGGAATCGCCTATTACTACAGTTCCAAGACCGCCCAAGAGCGGTTTGCACAACTCGCCGCCTATCATAATGGACCTGGCGATTACGGCATGTTCGGGATCATGGTCTATAACGGACAGGGGCGCAGTCGACTGGAGCTGAACAAGAACAAGCACGTGGGGGCTCGTCTCGCCTATCCGTTTCAGTTCCGAAACGGCCGATTGTTGGAAACCGGCGTCCATGGCTATTACGGCTATTTCTCCGTGCCAGGAGTGAGCCAACCGAATGTCGCGAGCGCGGCCCGATGCCACGACCGGTTAACCGCAGAAGGGGGGTGCGACGTCAAGGACCAACGGTTCAACGCCTACATCTGGACGCCGCCGCAACCCTGGGGCATCATGGCCGAGTTCACGATCGGCCGCGGTCCGCAACGCAACCAGCAGACCGGCTTTGTCGATGAAACCCAAGTCTTAGGGTACTACATTCAAGCCAACTATACCTGGCGGTATTCGGACGTGGGCATGCTCACTCCGTATGTTCGTTGGGGGGAATACTATGGTGGGTTCAAATCAATTAACGGAGCACCGGATGGACAATCGAGAACCTTGAATTTCGGATTGGTCTGGGAGCCGGATACGCATCTCCGCTTTGTGGCTGATTGGATGATCAAGGACGGATTGAACAGCACCCTGGTAGCCAATCAGTCCCAGATCGATTTTGACGCCTCGCAACTCCGGTTCCAGGCTCAGTGGTTTTGGAACTAG
- a CDS encoding winged helix-turn-helix domain-containing protein, whose translation MANGPLAILAVTSDETVSRSLDKCLSSNGYICVLARSADEGIAKYRQSSPALVLIDRRQPSLAALLQAAAKECIPVVSLQPPGQPCGEEECAEDLQTGVDQVLCTDSYREVVARIRALLRRTRASSTRGQRFEICGLCLDVERHEVSVNGREVELTPKEFQILSHLMQHPARVFTRQELLNRVWGEDWALEEHTLDVHIYSLRQKIETDAANPAYVVTVRGVGYKLQSDRIS comes from the coding sequence ATGGCAAACGGGCCGTTAGCAATCTTGGCGGTTACGAGCGACGAGACCGTCTCCCGATCGCTCGACAAGTGCCTTTCCAGCAACGGCTATATCTGTGTCCTGGCGCGCAGTGCCGATGAAGGGATCGCCAAGTATCGACAATCTTCACCGGCTCTTGTTCTGATCGATCGCCGACAGCCATCGCTGGCGGCCTTGCTGCAGGCAGCCGCCAAGGAGTGCATCCCGGTCGTGTCGCTCCAGCCGCCCGGCCAACCTTGTGGAGAAGAGGAATGCGCTGAAGACCTGCAGACAGGCGTCGATCAGGTGCTCTGCACGGACAGTTATCGGGAAGTCGTGGCGCGGATTAGAGCGCTCCTGAGACGGACTCGAGCTTCGTCAACCCGCGGCCAGCGCTTTGAGATCTGCGGACTTTGTCTGGATGTGGAGCGACATGAGGTGAGCGTCAACGGACGCGAGGTCGAGCTGACGCCGAAGGAGTTTCAGATTCTCTCTCACCTGATGCAGCACCCCGCGCGGGTCTTTACCAGGCAGGAACTGTTGAATCGGGTGTGGGGAGAGGATTGGGCGCTGGAAGAGCATACGCTCGACGTGCACATCTATTCGCTGCGGCAGAAGATTGAAACCGACGCGGCCAACCCGGCCTACGTCGTGACCGTGCGCGGCGTCGGATACAAGCTCCAGTCGGATAGGATCTCGTGA
- a CDS encoding CBS domain-containing protein, with protein MVRVGQLMTAEPVTVDRGTSVIEAAKVMRHRRIGSVLVRSRDQLIGIVTEPDIIRKAIVEERPLAAIAVEDIMSSPIIGIDERRPITEAADLMQQNQTRHLAVTQSGKIVGMVSVRDLLHPVSIDEF; from the coding sequence ATGGTCAGAGTCGGGCAACTCATGACGGCGGAGCCGGTGACGGTCGATCGGGGGACATCGGTGATCGAGGCGGCGAAGGTCATGCGCCACCGGCGCATCGGCAGCGTCCTGGTACGATCTCGGGACCAATTGATCGGGATCGTGACCGAGCCGGATATCATCAGGAAGGCGATTGTGGAAGAACGACCTCTGGCCGCCATTGCGGTGGAGGACATCATGAGCAGCCCGATCATCGGAATCGACGAACGGCGCCCGATCACCGAGGCGGCGGATTTGATGCAGCAGAATCAGACCCGCCACCTGGCGGTGACCCAAAGCGGAAAAATTGTCGGGATGGTCTCGGTGCGGGATCTGTTGCATCCGGTCTCGATCGACGAGTTCTAG
- a CDS encoding OmpA family protein, producing MKIERQHRWFLLSSLLVMVISSGCATRSGSAVGQEKATEPAAAEQDAMRAEQVAEPALKEVPLEQAQEAEPLPPEPSEPTKAYLLDVPFDFDRYGLRMDAVAIVETNAQNLSKDTVSQIVLEGRADEIGTAAYNMVLGERRAKTVKRYLENLGFPPSILSVVTYGKDRPLCFEHTPECWQKNRSVRFTVK from the coding sequence ATGAAGATCGAGCGCCAGCACCGGTGGTTTCTGCTCTCCAGCCTGTTGGTGATGGTGATATCGAGCGGCTGTGCGACCAGATCCGGCTCCGCAGTCGGACAGGAGAAAGCGACTGAACCGGCGGCCGCAGAGCAGGATGCCATGCGGGCGGAGCAAGTGGCCGAACCGGCCTTGAAGGAAGTGCCGCTTGAGCAGGCGCAGGAAGCCGAGCCGCTTCCGCCTGAACCGTCTGAACCGACCAAAGCCTACCTGCTCGATGTGCCCTTTGATTTTGACCGCTATGGCCTGCGAATGGACGCGGTGGCGATTGTCGAGACCAACGCCCAAAACTTGAGCAAGGACACCGTCTCCCAGATCGTGTTGGAGGGCCGCGCGGATGAAATCGGGACCGCGGCCTATAATATGGTGTTAGGCGAACGGCGTGCCAAGACGGTCAAGCGTTACTTGGAAAATCTGGGATTTCCTCCTTCCATCTTATCGGTTGTGACCTACGGCAAAGACCGCCCCCTCTGCTTCGAGCACACACCCGAGTGCTGGCAGAAAAACCGCAGCGTGCGCTTCACGGTCAAGTAA